The Magnolia sinica isolate HGM2019 chromosome 9, MsV1, whole genome shotgun sequence sequence TATATTAACTAACACTGCGCTGGTTCCTTTCCGGATTGTCCATCAAGTCCAGCCAACTTTTAATAGGCCACCTTTATAAAATTGATaggttgatccaaaccattcagtcCGTTGCATGAACAATTAATGAATTGACTAAATCATTTAGAGATGATAATTTCAGCATCGGGTGTTGGAGGAGAATCCAATCACATCAACCACAGAAAGAGTGATCTGGACCTACTTGACGGTCTAGATAGTTGATGTAAATGGCATTGATTCCAAATCTGacaatttttttttggaaggttCCCATGCAAATGGTCCAACAGATCATTACTCACTATCATCGTTGCAAGTTATCATGCAGGGCAACATACACGACCTGAGCTCATTAACAGCACTATGTCCGCACACAAGACCATATGCACGATCGTATTTGGTAATCGATCTGACTGCCTGAGTTGGGCTCACTCATGGTATCGAATGGGATTAGGTATTATAGAATCTGAGTCGACTTGGACGAGATGTCTCGGACTCATCCGAGTTGTAAACCATGTAACGGATGCCACTTTCTTATTGTTGGGAACTGCAGAAGTGATCATTGAATTTGAATCGCATAGAtgaaaaaataaacacaaacaaaACATGCATAAGAACTGACAATTTTATATAGAGacaaaaaatcacagcacaaagcgataaGTAATTCactataaaaacaaaaatatagaGGTGAAATctcttaaaatatgaaattttcgAATTATGTCGATCCTTCGAACCTATCCAAAACTATCTAGAGACTAATCTATATAATCCAGATTTCACTCAATTGATTGAGCTGCCTGTTCAATCAATCGAACTCTCTTGTTTCTGCATAAATTGAAAACGTCCAAACAACATTTACAACTAGGTAGCCGATGCAATAAAATGTGCTacgaggaccaccatgatgtgcgtaCAAAACACCCGATCAATCCATCATTTGCCCTAAATCATGATAGGATGTgagcacaaaaatcaggcagatccaaggaTCATGTTGGTCGCGCCACAGGTAACATTGAGGGTGTGACCCTACCATTAGAACCTTCtcgtggcccatcaaagttttgggtCATGTTGATATTTGATTCTTCCCTTCATCATGATGGGTATTGCCTTGTGAACGGTTTGTGGTGCGTATAAACACGACTGTAGGCTCCAGTTCCTGATGGTGGGCATTCTCATCCCCACTCTTccatctggtgtggcccacttaagtttgggatgggcctgatttttttgtCTGTGTCTTAAAATGCACCAGCTCAAATAATGGACGGAACGGATGTCACAAAtagatcaaggtgagcccacaatTGTTGCACGGGCTCCCACCAGTTAACTGTTGTAGGACCTTCACGTCCATGCATAACACTTGGTTTCGCTGTAATATGAAACTACACAAATGCAAGTACGCAGATGTGCATGGGCCCACATCACAAGCACATGGCGGTTTGGATGGTGGTGATACAGTATCTAGTGAAGTGTCCCAGAGCTTTGTATTTATGCATGGTATGCTAGAACTCATACAGAATGCACGTGGCCGACCTTATTAACAGACCAGAATATTGTTGGACCGGTCAGGGCTAACCTGATGAACCTTTAACTCACACAAACTTGCCAGGTTGGCATCATGTCCCACTAGATCATAACACAAGGATATGCGGAGGCCGCTTGGGTGGATCCCTGGATCCACTGAGGTCGGTGGATTGCTTACCGTAGAgatcatcttgatgtattttcattaaatccacaccatcaatcagttttaaaagatcattttagggtattatctcaaaaaataaaaataaaattgtggatccaaatctcagatggaccgcaccacaggaagtaTTGGTGActgaccactaaaaacttcttgtgtgccacaaaagttttatatcaagctgataattgtgtagtcccttcatccagatctttgtgaccttatcaacaggttggatggaaaataaacataccaacggcccctaagaagtttttaatagtggttaTTCAGTCACCActatctcctgtggtgtggtccaactgatatttagatctgttttatttttggtatcgtgcgctaaaatgagctatcaaaacggatggactgcgtggatgtaagtcacatacgtcatggtgggagCCACAGTCAGGGATGCACCATAGACGCATCCAAGCCATGCAGTGTACTTTGGTTTTCAAGTGCAGCCCATGGTTCTGTCCTACCGACCATTGATCAGTGATCCGAACCTTTCACACTTGTGGAACGCTGGTCAGCCACATGAATCACATTTTCAATCTTGCCCATGAATCTCGGCCGCATATCTAGTCGATGCATTTTAATATATCCCATGTTTTATTTAATAAAACGCGGTCCACCTTGCCCTAATGATAAGTGGTAGCTTTATCAATTGGCCGTGTCCCTCTGCACTTCTATAGATTTGATAATCTCATTATTAATTCGTTAATAATCTTTGTTGGTTGTTGGGAATGATGAGCATTTCCCTTTTAAGTTGATTAATCGTAGATTAATGAACATTGGTATTCTAAATGGGCCATTGGTGCAAGTGGGGCATGCTTATAACAATAGCAACTTGCCAAGTTGGGTATGAAAATACATTATATTTATATGTGCTCTATAAGAATATGGTGACTCATGCTCTCAACAAAATAGAATAGTTAAACACAAGCATTATTTATATAGTtgatatattgtactttttcTCCAAGCCTTTTTAATCTTTCACATTGATCTCATGGTCATCACATTTACACGGAAAATAGTTCTTCAGCATGAAacacaatgtgggtcccacctgagagGTATATTCATTTGATTAAAGCTATAACCTTTTTATTTTTGATCGAGCGAGCCACTTCTCTAGATGATGTTTACAACTAGATGGGAAAAAACGGACTGAATTGAATCTTGATTATCCAAGTCATTATTTAAGAATTCGGAGTGAAACGTGACGTGTGTCCTGCTTACTTTTGCTTCTTAAGCATTAGTGAGATCAAGTTGGTCCCACTCATATCATCGGACGATTTGGATATCGGACGATGATAACATGCCGCCTTGGTGAGTTTTTGATAAACCTCCCACTTGTACGAATATGAAATTTAGTTAAAACAAAGTTCCCATATGAGCATAGGTTCACGTAGGCATGCGCATGACCTTTAAATTAGGTATCACTTCTGTCCACGGTGATATAAAATCAAGCACGTCGCATTACACGACCTAATTTTAGTATTTAGACAGTTCATATTCTTAAGAGGGCATCATTTATTAGTGTTAACTACAATCTTTCTAACATTTTTATATCCGAAATGAGAAAAGAGTTGGTCATTGAGAACCACTAGAACATATGGTATGGACATGGCTCCAGTCGACTTAGATTCAGTAATGAGTGACCCGGTTTGATACCACTAGTCACCCTTAGTCATCTCCGATTCAGGCTGAGTTAGGCTGATCCAGCCCCAATTCCTTCCTTAATAATCACTCAAGGCTAAGGAATGAATGCTGAAAGTAGTGGtgcattaaatttttttatttttattaaagaaTAATGCTCACAAGCAGATAGTTGTATGATCCAACTAGTTGAtgtatggggcctaccatgatgttttgtACTCATTAAGATTGTTCCATCATAAAAATGagatgccctaaaaatcaggttCATCCAATTAGTAAGTGGGGTACACCATAGAAAACTATAAAACAACACTTAATAACTCCACATTCATCCGTAGCATCCAATTTTTATGGCTGgattgtcctgattttgggggcatttattttttatggtggcACAATATTACTAAATATATGGTAAAATTACCGTAGTGGCTCCCACGTGCAAATTAGTTGGACATTTtattagttgtgtgtgagcatttctctttaattaaaattaaaagtcaatatttaattttgagatttttttttaaaatttccgaATGGCACAAATTAGTTGGACGTATGACTAGTTGTGTTAGCATTTCtctttaattaaaattataagtCAATATTTAATTTtgagaatttattttattttattttattttcgaaCGGCAGTTTGACTAATAATATCCggaaaatcagattgattagacAATCAGATGTCTAAAGTCAGCCGTTTGGGATCCTATTTTCGGTATAATTTTGGCTGTGTAATCtatccatggtggggtcccatTAGTTTTTTGCTTTTTATATACGTACCCATGCCAGAGTGGGATTTCACCGTAACGAATACTCAAACTCATGACCTCATTTTAAaattcttgtgagtctaccacggCCCAATCTCATGACATCGTGTTAAAAGTCTTGTGGGTCCCATTAGTTGGGCGGTTCTGATCTGAGGTAAATGCCAGGCGCACGGTAAAGAAACTTCCCAGTCCTCGTAGATAAGGTTCCGACCGTTCATCCCGAGGTCCCTACCACATAACCCATGCCGATTGTACTAGGACAAACCATCAGAGGACCCTTGAATCTTGCTCGTTGAATTTGGGCCCTTGCTTTTTAATTTTAGTGTCAATCTGTAGGTGGCTGGTGGGATGGTTATGATAGCCCAGCTCCTGAGAAGTTTCACCAATGGATGCTGACGCCAACCAGATGAACGGTCCCGATTAATCCAGTCATGCCAAATGTACGACATCCATAGATGTTAAAAAATTTCCTGTCTCAAAGTCCTACTCATGAACTTTAATTTCTACACGGCACATATGGCACTTTTAACACACGTACGGAAGTTGCTACGGGACATGTGTCAGGCATGTAAAGACTCAGATAGcttgtttggtgggccccatcatgagataAGTCTAATTTGATTGATTCTAATCTGGGCTGTTATCATCTTTCGACCCTCCTGGTTTTTGGGTAATGGCCCATTCATACCGGAGCATGAGAGATGAGCTGTTTAGATCTTGTGCACTTCAGCCACGTGTCTACATGTGAGATATACATATGCCGTGTACCTGTACACGATACGGTAGAGCAGCACACGTGGCAGGGTGATTCTACTGCTAATTTAAATCATagcttcttttatgtttttcAACGTACGGCACCTTTAATGGATCAGATTGACTAATTGATATGATTTTAGGACAAAAACCACCCATGGCCAGCCCAACGTAGATTAGGTAGTGAGGCCCTCACCACCCCTCGCGGTGTAGTTACGTGGCAAGAattgattggtgggccacatgctaTTAGATAGGAGCGGATTATGTGAGACcgcggcctcacccaagacggtgtggacattaccttgggcccaccttgacatgttTACTGTACATatgtttttctggatcattttagggcattattccaaaaatgaagcagatccaattatcaggtagacTATACTATGAGAAACttaatggctacaaaagttttggatcaaactaatatctgTATTtttttcatcatcatctaagtttatgtgaccttatcaagattggatggcagataaacattgcTTAGATGTTAAAGGgcgtcttaagaagtttttaatggtataagGTGTTCAGCGAGAGTAGATTAGATGAGACCCTGACCTCACCCATGAAGGTGAGGCGCTTAGGGTGGGgttactgtgggtcccaccttaatgtatgtactatatatccacactgtccatctatttttccagatcattatccaaaaagtgaagtagatccaattatcaggtggaccatactataagactactgttaaaagcttcttagggcacACCTTAATATGATCAtagtttttatttaccatccaatttattgataaggtcacataaactgagaagatgaagggaaaaaacaaatatcagcttgatccaaaacttttgtagcccattaatcatcaatcactactgtttcttatggtatggtccacttgataattaaatctgcttcatttttagaataatgccctaaaataatatggaaaaacggatggacggcgtaaatacatacattaaggtgggccccactgtaaccccacagtaagggtccgcaccatcttgggtgagatggggtctcacctaatcggctcTCAGTGTTCAATACTACTGTTTCTGagtatggttcacttgataattggatcatgccctaaaatgatatgggaaaatggatggacgagtacaaaatacacacatcaaggttggccccatggTAATTAAGGGGCGCCCCATCTTGGGTGGCTCTCACTTTATCCTCACCATACCACCACCAAATCCAGGCATATGGTCAGAGGACAGAGATTAGATAGCAAGGCTCTCACCACCCTTAGCTATGGTGCGGTGATGTGGTGAATTTTGATTGGTGAGGTATTTTACAGCGTCTGAAAATAAAAGGTCCCAGACTCATTTCTAACAACATGATAGCCTTCTCAGTCAATTCTGAGCGTGGTAAGGGCTTCACTACCTAATCGTCGTCCATGGTGGGATCATGAATGGAGTAAGGGCTTCACTACCCAATCGCCATCCATGGTGAGATCAGATTCTCACGAATGGCTTTACCATATTCCAGGTCTTCAACCCTATCTTATCATATCCTACACATGTAGCACTCCATGACTAGCTTCCCACTCTCACCTCTGCAAGCAGTCACATGTCACAAATTAGGTttagatatataatgcatacgGATTGCGAATCTACTGCATTCATGAACTCAAGTTGGTTGATCATTTGTCACATTCTTCACTAAAACACTTGACCATTTAAAATCAGCTGTCTGTATTTTAGATGCATGTTTGGCTTATATAATTGGATGATGTTTGGATCAAATTTGATTGTTTGTGCAGCATGTACATGTTGGGCATGCCGAAACCTAATATAGAGAGATCAAATTTCATATGGATTAAGTGGGTAGAgtgatgccaccattaaaaacttccaaaggccaCAAGTTTTCGTTCATACTGACAtacgtgttttcccttctttcatgtctgcgttgGCTTATTAACCAattgaatctcaaataaacatcgtgatAGACCTTAAGGAAGGTTACTGGAGTAGGTGCAACTCTCTGTTTTTGGTGGTGGAGTCTactctagatttggatctagcTTATTCTTTGgcttatgtcataaaatgatcttttcaaATAAATGGACAGTACAGATAGAAAACAtatatcattgtgaggcccatggaACTTGGCGATGTCACTTCAGTGGTGAGTCTCGttgctgaagtgatgtcaccacttTCTATAGGCTCCACcatgcatggtgcatgtgttgaatctacatcatccatgcatttggagagaccattgtAGGGAACGAagcaaaagaatgaggcagatataaagttcaagtggaaccACCAACCAAAAAACGTGGGGGAAGTggcgcccactgttgaaaccttcttagggatcTAAAATacgttatgtttatttgagatccaactatttataagttaacacatacaTGAAATAACGGAAAACATCGCAAATTTCTGTAGCgtaaatttcttttttattttttatttcatgataggcattcaatccccactatttttatgtggtgggtctacttgagctttggatatgccttattctGTCTCCTAGtactctgaaatgatctctcgaaatggatggatagcatagatataacacatacattatggtggggcacacataatgtaGTGACGTCACTTTATTTGCGAGTCGGACAGCGACTCCCAATCCCGTGCCGAGCTGTCGTGTCTTCCCATCGAACCCAGCATGCCAATGGCCTTAAACAACCATAACTATCACTTATCACGGAAATAATCTTCTAATAATAAATGTTAATTGCACTGGTGGAGTACATTCTGAAAGTACACTCACCTCACACGTGGAAACCAGTAACAAGTACACAAGATCGGATCCGCTTAACAggcgaatatatatatatatatatatatatatatatatatatatatatatatatatcaagtgggccagacaTGCAGATGAAGAATTTTAATTCTCTGATCAATTTATCTTAACCGTTCGTTTATTTTGTACCGGTGTCAACCACATGAGTTTCAGATAGGCTTGGTTTTCTATATAAACCACAGCCACTGCTGGTATTGTCTGACGAACGGATTTGATCTTCTACACGTGTGACTCGTTTTCACGTGCTGGAAAGTGCACTCGAAGGAGAGTTATTAGCAGTTCTCTATCCTAATTAGGCACTCCCACTAACTGAGTAGCTGACAAAAGTAGGCATGCTGACACGGAAGCCACCAACAACACAAAAATACATTTTCACGTTAAATAACGGTGCTGACGTGGCAACGGCAACTTCACACGTGCCTAACAGCGAACGGTCGGATTCTCGCCCGCCTTCTCTCTTAATGGTCAAACATCAGGCGCCAAACGTTCATGTCAACGGCAGTTAGGCAGCTCTCGTATACACACCAAACTACCGTGTatcgtctctctccctctctccctccttcctctcttcttaaAAATGAGGTGGTGTAGCTCTTATTATCTACTccccatcttcatcttcttcttcaccatctcGGTCTCTCTTGCAGACTGCAGAATGGCTATCTTCGGCTCCGTTCGATACCCCAACTTACTACATTTGATTATTGTTATTAACCTTTTTTTCATTCTCATTATCGGCTCATCAGAACATGAAAAGCTTTCCATATCAACTGATCGTGCCTCATTGCTCTCATTCATATCCCAGATCGTTGTCGACCCAGATAACGCGCTCCAAGATTGGAATTCTTCAAGATTGCATGTGTGCAATTGGACTGGTGTAACATGTAGCCATGTGAAGGAGCGTGTCACACAGCTCGATCTCAGCAAGAGGTCGCTCCACGGCACAATTTCTCCAGCTCTAGGGAATTTGTCATTCTTGGTCATTCTTGATCTGTCTGGCAACTTCTTTCGAGGTCGAATTCCTGTGGAGATTGGAGCTCTCTCCCACCTCAGCCAGCTTAGTTTCGAGTCGAATCTCCTCGAAGGGGAAACACCAGCTGAATTGGGTTTTCTTTGTCGGTTGGTTTATCTTGATTTGGGTAGCAATCGACTTGTAGGTCGGATTCCTGCTACTCTCTTTCACAATACCTCTTCATTGCAATATATAGATCTTTCGAATAATTCTCTCACCGGCAAAATCCCATTGAGTAATCAATGCAAGCTAACTGAGTTGAGGTTTCTTCTACTGTGGTCCAATCATTTGGTGGGTCCAATCCCACCATCTCTTTCTAACTCCACCAAGCTTGAATGGATTGATTTGGGTTCTAATTCTCTAAGCGGGGAATTGCCGGCCGCGATTTTCGACAAATTGCCATGTTTGCAGTTCCTTTACTTGTCTTACAACAACTTGGCAAGCCATGATGGGAACACTAACCTTAGACCTTTCTTCGCCTCTCTTTTGAATTGCTCTCGTTTCCAAGAACTTGAATTGGTGGGAAATAATCTCGGCGGAGAGATTCCTTCCATTGTTGGGGATCTTTCTACTAGTCTTCTACAACTTCAACTTGGAGAGAATCGCATCTACGGTTCAATTCCTCCGAGCATTTCAACTCTTGTTAATCTCACCCTCTTGAACTTGTCGAGCAATCTATTGAACGGATCAATTCCGCTCGAAGTGGGCCACATGGGGAAGCTAGAGAGGGTCTTTTTATCTAATAACTCTCTCTATGGAGAAATTCCATCCACATTGGGTGAAATTCCTCATTTGGGTCTTCTAGATTTATCAAAAAACAGGCTCTCAGGATTGATTCCGGATGCCTTGTCGAATCTTTCTCAGCTAAGAAGGCTCTTGCTATATGAAAACCATTTCTCAGGAACGATACCACCAAGTTTAGGCAAGTGTATAAACTTGGAGATTTTGGATCTTTCTCACAACAGACTAACAGGTATGATTCCTAGAGAAGTTGCAAGATTGAGGAGCTTGACATTGTATTTGAATCTTTCTAGCAACTTCTTACAAGGGCCTTTGCCGTTAGAGCTAAGTAAGATGGACATGGTATTAGCCATTGATCTATCTTCAAATAATCTGTCCGGCAGAATCCCACCCCAACTAGGAAGCTGCATCGCGCTTGAGTATCTTAACCTTTCTAGGAATCTATTACAAGGGCCTCTTCCAATTTCAATTGGCAACTTGCCTTATCTCCAAGTTCTTGATTTATCTTCAAACAGGTTGAAGGGAGAGATACCGGCATCTCTACAAGCGTCTACATCACTTAAGCAACTCAATTGCTCTTTCAATAACTTCTCAGGATTTGTATGGAACGAGGGAGCATTCGCATCACTGGCATTGGATTCATTCTTGGGAAATTCAGGCCTATGCGGGTCATTTTCCGGCATGTCATCTTGTCACAAGAAACGGCACCACCGGTTCATAATCCTGTCGATTCTTCTTACTTCTTTGGGCACCCCTTGTTTTGTACTATGCATTTTTGGGTATCTTCTAGTACTCAAATTGAAAACAAGACAGTCATTTGCAGCCTTTCATGAGGCTGTATCAGATGATGAAGAACAGCAAACAAAAGAACACATGTACCCAAGGATCTCTTATCGACAGCTCTCAGAGGCCACTGGCGGATTCAACGGCTCGAGCTTAATCGGGTCGGGCAGGTTTGGGCATGTTTACAAGGGAATTCTCCATGACGAAACAAAAATTGCAGTGAAAGTAATGGATTCAGAGTGTGGTGGAGATATCTTGGGGAGCTTCAAGAGAGAGTGCCAGGTGCTAAAAAGGACTAGACACAGGAACCTGATAAAGATCATAACAGCTTGCAGCCGGCCAGATTTTAAGGCGCTGATTCTTCCATTAATGTCGAACGGGAGCCTAGAAAGTCATCTATACCCCAATCATGGGGCGGGCCGCAGTTTGAGCTTGATTCAACTGGTGAACATTTGTAGAGACATAGCTGAAGGGATGGCATACTTGCACCACCATTCTCCTGTTAGGGTTATACATTGTGACCTGAAGCCAAGCAATGTTCTTCTAGACGATGATATGACGGCTTTGGTAACGGATTTCGGGATTGCAAAGCTGGTGATTGAGGGTGGGGGCACAAGCAATGCCGTctttgattcatcttccttcagtTCAACGGCCGGATTGTTATGTGGGT is a genomic window containing:
- the LOC131256138 gene encoding putative leucine-rich repeat receptor-like serine/threonine-protein kinase At2g24130; amino-acid sequence: MAIFGSVRYPNLLHLIIVINLFFILIIGSSEHEKLSISTDRASLLSFISQIVVDPDNALQDWNSSRLHVCNWTGVTCSHVKERVTQLDLSKRSLHGTISPALGNLSFLVILDLSGNFFRGRIPVEIGALSHLSQLSFESNLLEGETPAELGFLCRLVYLDLGSNRLVGRIPATLFHNTSSLQYIDLSNNSLTGKIPLSNQCKLTELRFLLLWSNHLVGPIPPSLSNSTKLEWIDLGSNSLSGELPAAIFDKLPCLQFLYLSYNNLASHDGNTNLRPFFASLLNCSRFQELELVGNNLGGEIPSIVGDLSTSLLQLQLGENRIYGSIPPSISTLVNLTLLNLSSNLLNGSIPLEVGHMGKLERVFLSNNSLYGEIPSTLGEIPHLGLLDLSKNRLSGLIPDALSNLSQLRRLLLYENHFSGTIPPSLGKCINLEILDLSHNRLTGMIPREVARLRSLTLYLNLSSNFLQGPLPLELSKMDMVLAIDLSSNNLSGRIPPQLGSCIALEYLNLSRNLLQGPLPISIGNLPYLQVLDLSSNRLKGEIPASLQASTSLKQLNCSFNNFSGFVWNEGAFASLALDSFLGNSGLCGSFSGMSSCHKKRHHRFIILSILLTSLGTPCFVLCIFGYLLVLKLKTRQSFAAFHEAVSDDEEQQTKEHMYPRISYRQLSEATGGFNGSSLIGSGRFGHVYKGILHDETKIAVKVMDSECGGDILGSFKRECQVLKRTRHRNLIKIITACSRPDFKALILPLMSNGSLESHLYPNHGAGRSLSLIQLVNICRDIAEGMAYLHHHSPVRVIHCDLKPSNVLLDDDMTALVTDFGIAKLVIEGGGTSNAVFDSSSFSSTAGLLCGSIGYIAPEYGMGKHASTKGDVYSFGVLLLEVITGKRPTDVIFQSGSSMHAWVKSHYPHKLDSIIEQALQQAAPSDGTCDSRKVWREVIMELIELGLICTQRSPSARPTMIDVAHEMGQLKEYLGRDVTFEGPWSEGSSG